The following are from one region of the Halogeometricum sp. S3BR5-2 genome:
- a CDS encoding thioredoxin domain-containing protein, which produces MSDATGRNRLGDEQSPYLRQHADNPVNWQPWDEAALETAREEDKPIFLSVGYSACHWCHVMADESFEDEEVARVLNESFVPVKVDREERPDLDRIYQTICQLVSGGGGWPLSVWLTPEGKPFYVGTYFPKEERRDRGNVPGFLDLCRSFADAWETDREEIENRAQQWTDALKDQLEETPDEAGEAPGTEVLGEVAKAALRGADREYGGFGSGGPKFPQPGRIEALLRSYVHSDEEEPLDVAMEALDAMAGGGMYDHVGGGFHRYATDRQWTVPHFEKMLYDNAEIPRVYLAAHRLTGREDYADVARETFDFVARELRHPDGGFYSTLDAQSGGEEGTFYVWTPEQVREALDDETRADVFCDYYGVSSGGNFENGTTVLTVSTPIDEVAEEHGLTTDEAVDHLDSARETLFEARESRTRPPRDEKVLAGWNGLMISSLAQGSLVLGEEYAERAADALGFVREHLWDSDRERLSRRFKDGDVKGDGYLEDYAFLARGAFDLYQATGDVDHLAFAVDLSRTLVDLFYEESAGTLYFTPADGEALVTRPQELQDQSTPSSVGVAASLLLDLDSFAPDADFAAVAGSVLDTHADRIRGRPLEHVSLALASEKRARGGSEIVVAADALPESFRETLAARYVPGSVLSVRPPTEEELAPWLDTLGLSEAPPVWKGREMRDGDPTVYACEGRACSPPAHSVDEALSWFGGDGGLDVEPSDVDLDESGLDLDGE; this is translated from the coding sequence ATGAGCGACGCGACGGGGCGAAATCGGCTCGGCGACGAACAGAGCCCGTACCTCCGACAGCACGCCGACAACCCGGTCAACTGGCAGCCGTGGGACGAGGCGGCCCTCGAAACCGCCCGCGAGGAGGACAAACCCATCTTCCTCTCGGTGGGCTACTCGGCGTGTCACTGGTGTCACGTCATGGCCGACGAGAGCTTCGAGGACGAGGAGGTGGCGCGGGTGCTGAACGAGTCGTTCGTCCCCGTCAAGGTCGACAGGGAGGAGCGGCCCGACCTGGACAGAATCTACCAGACCATCTGCCAACTCGTCTCCGGCGGCGGCGGGTGGCCGCTGTCGGTGTGGCTCACTCCTGAAGGAAAGCCGTTCTACGTCGGGACGTACTTCCCGAAGGAGGAACGGCGCGACAGGGGGAACGTCCCCGGATTTCTCGACCTCTGTCGGTCGTTCGCGGACGCGTGGGAGACGGATAGAGAAGAGATAGAGAACCGCGCGCAGCAGTGGACGGACGCCCTGAAGGACCAGTTGGAGGAGACGCCCGACGAGGCGGGCGAGGCGCCCGGGACGGAGGTGCTCGGCGAGGTGGCGAAGGCCGCCCTGCGCGGCGCGGACCGCGAGTACGGCGGGTTCGGTTCCGGCGGGCCGAAGTTCCCCCAACCCGGTCGAATCGAGGCGCTGCTCCGTTCGTACGTCCACTCCGACGAGGAGGAACCGCTCGACGTGGCGATGGAGGCGCTGGACGCCATGGCCGGCGGCGGGATGTACGACCACGTCGGCGGCGGCTTCCACCGCTACGCAACCGACCGACAGTGGACCGTCCCGCACTTCGAGAAGATGCTGTACGACAACGCCGAGATTCCGCGCGTCTACCTCGCGGCCCACCGTCTCACGGGCCGGGAGGACTACGCCGACGTCGCCCGCGAGACGTTCGACTTCGTCGCGCGCGAACTCCGCCACCCGGACGGCGGCTTCTACAGCACGCTCGACGCCCAGAGCGGCGGCGAGGAGGGGACGTTCTACGTCTGGACGCCCGAACAGGTGCGCGAAGCGCTGGACGACGAGACGCGCGCCGACGTGTTCTGCGACTACTACGGCGTCAGTTCTGGGGGTAATTTCGAGAACGGCACCACCGTCCTCACCGTCTCGACGCCGATAGACGAGGTGGCCGAGGAACACGGCCTGACGACCGACGAAGCGGTCGACCACCTCGATTCGGCGCGCGAGACGCTGTTCGAGGCGCGGGAGTCGCGGACCCGCCCGCCGCGCGACGAGAAGGTGCTCGCCGGCTGGAACGGCCTGATGATTTCGAGCCTCGCGCAGGGGTCCTTGGTCCTCGGCGAGGAGTACGCCGAACGCGCGGCCGACGCGCTCGGGTTCGTCCGCGAGCACCTGTGGGACTCGGATAGAGAGCGGCTCTCCCGCCGGTTCAAGGACGGCGACGTGAAGGGGGACGGTTACCTCGAGGACTACGCGTTCCTCGCGCGTGGCGCGTTCGACCTGTACCAGGCCACCGGCGACGTCGACCACCTCGCGTTCGCCGTCGACCTCTCGCGGACGCTGGTCGACCTGTTCTACGAGGAGTCGGCGGGAACGCTGTACTTCACGCCGGCCGACGGCGAGGCGCTGGTCACCCGCCCGCAGGAGCTACAGGACCAGTCGACGCCCTCCAGCGTCGGCGTCGCCGCCTCCCTGCTCCTCGACCTCGACTCGTTCGCCCCCGACGCCGACTTCGCCGCCGTCGCGGGGTCGGTGCTCGACACGCACGCCGACCGGATTCGGGGTCGGCCGCTCGAACACGTCTCCCTCGCTCTCGCCAGCGAGAAGCGCGCCCGCGGCGGGTCCGAGATAGTCGTCGCCGCCGACGCCCTGCCCGAGTCGTTCCGCGAGACGCTGGCGGCGCGGTACGTCCCCGGGTCGGTCCTCTCCGTCCGACCGCCGACGGAGGAGGAACTGGCGCCGTGGCTCGATACGCTCGGTCTCTCGGAGGCGCCGCCCGTCTGGAAGGGCAGGGAGATGCGCGACGGCGACCCGACAGTCTACGCCTGCGAGGGGCGGGCCTGCTCGCCGCCCGCGCACTCGGTCGACGAGGCGCTGTCGTGGTTCGGCGGCGACGGCGGCCTCGACGTGGAGCCCTCGGACGTGGACCTCGACGAGTCGGGACTCGACCTCGACGGCGAGTGA